One window of Acetonema longum DSM 6540 genomic DNA carries:
- a CDS encoding phage tail protein encodes MGFLLTLFVNVVLSSLAALLKPKPEFDSPKPSALSDFRAPTAEEGLIIPVVVGTAKVENPNVVWYGDLKSVPIIEEVVVGRKYGVFGPKKKKKVTVGYQYYIGMQLVLAMGTIDSLLEIWVGDKLAWSGDLTCPESGDKASIYIDKPLLFGSKEEGGIRGWVDFYFGNATQGPNAYLADKLGESVPAWRGVCYAVLRGVYVGNSTSLREWSFVMRRLPHALSSGCHDLQGDANPAEMLYELATNPAWSIGMPGDFADVENMRQLAAALADENFGLSMQYNQKSTAKEYIYDILRHIDAVMYQDYTIGKMRFKLIRHEKVTQDTVVLDPSNTAQVELVQGGWPETANDIKIRYIDRSKGFKQRIASYQDMANIIIRNGEIEEEVIDYLGISRLDLAQQIAMRSLRLISLPLAKIRLETNRIGTQLLPGSIFVLNWPSLGIYNRIFRCTVPNYGTVDSGAVEIEAVEDAFGLQSGIYLPPDDAGDYYKPPGQAPLQRLFEMPYQMAEGPDRSVAALATNPGDAFGYEIWTNAGDGFAQSAVADVFTPAGVLTAHYGQDTASIDEEGIVLESAYGMDFLASVRNDDLMAGVNLLLLDDEIMAWRTIEHEGDERYRIRGIIRGVMDSVPANHPSGSIAWFISIGAALVTSEALATDMTVTARLLPFNMNGIAAVQEAQAIACITRSRALRPYPPGRIRINESACPAVVTDRVFVTWAHRYRDQAEIVTQDQDSTGEPDGMYTVRVYSGQELKRVTSGIAGQEYIYAARDRLDDEINGLNPVKLEIAVVSEYGESLQPQFRVFDMAGYGLIYGQYYGGV; translated from the coding sequence ATGGGGTTTTTACTAACATTGTTTGTGAATGTGGTTCTGAGCTCGCTGGCTGCCCTGCTCAAGCCGAAACCCGAATTCGATTCACCGAAGCCATCCGCGCTAAGTGACTTTCGGGCGCCGACAGCGGAAGAAGGGCTGATCATTCCGGTTGTCGTCGGCACGGCAAAAGTCGAAAATCCGAATGTAGTGTGGTATGGCGACCTGAAAAGCGTACCCATTATCGAAGAGGTCGTGGTTGGCCGGAAATATGGAGTGTTCGGACCGAAAAAGAAGAAAAAAGTTACGGTTGGCTATCAGTATTATATCGGTATGCAACTGGTGCTGGCTATGGGGACAATAGATTCCCTGCTGGAAATCTGGGTCGGTGACAAGCTGGCCTGGTCCGGCGATTTAACCTGTCCGGAAAGCGGCGATAAGGCCAGTATTTACATTGATAAGCCCCTGCTGTTTGGCAGCAAAGAGGAAGGCGGCATCAGGGGGTGGGTCGACTTTTATTTCGGCAATGCTACGCAAGGCCCTAACGCCTATTTAGCCGATAAGCTGGGGGAGTCTGTCCCAGCCTGGCGGGGGGTATGTTATGCGGTATTGCGCGGTGTATATGTCGGCAATTCTACCAGTCTGAGAGAATGGTCTTTTGTCATGCGACGCTTGCCGCATGCGCTGAGCAGTGGTTGTCATGACCTGCAGGGCGATGCCAATCCGGCGGAGATGCTTTACGAGTTGGCAACCAACCCGGCATGGTCCATCGGCATGCCGGGGGACTTCGCCGATGTTGAGAATATGCGGCAACTGGCGGCGGCCCTGGCCGACGAAAACTTCGGCTTATCGATGCAGTACAATCAAAAATCTACGGCTAAAGAATACATCTATGATATTCTGCGGCATATTGATGCGGTGATGTACCAGGATTATACCATTGGTAAGATGAGATTCAAGCTGATTCGCCATGAAAAAGTGACCCAGGATACAGTGGTGCTGGACCCAAGCAATACGGCTCAAGTGGAACTTGTCCAGGGCGGCTGGCCGGAAACCGCCAATGACATAAAGATCCGCTACATTGACCGGAGCAAGGGCTTCAAACAGCGGATTGCTTCCTACCAGGATATGGCCAATATTATCATCAGGAACGGCGAAATTGAGGAAGAGGTGATTGACTACCTTGGCATTTCCCGCCTGGATTTGGCGCAACAGATAGCCATGCGCTCCCTGCGGCTGATCTCACTGCCGCTGGCTAAAATCCGGCTGGAAACAAACCGGATTGGAACCCAGCTTTTGCCGGGGTCTATCTTTGTGTTGAACTGGCCGTCTCTGGGGATCTATAACCGGATTTTTCGCTGCACTGTGCCGAATTACGGCACGGTGGACTCGGGTGCGGTGGAGATTGAGGCGGTGGAAGACGCTTTCGGCCTACAAAGTGGGATTTATCTGCCGCCTGATGACGCCGGCGATTATTACAAACCGCCGGGACAGGCGCCTCTGCAGCGGCTGTTTGAAATGCCGTATCAGATGGCTGAGGGCCCCGATCGGTCTGTTGCCGCACTGGCGACAAATCCGGGGGATGCCTTTGGCTATGAAATTTGGACAAATGCCGGCGATGGCTTCGCCCAGTCGGCGGTGGCGGACGTGTTTACTCCGGCAGGGGTATTGACGGCTCACTATGGCCAGGATACCGCCTCTATTGATGAAGAGGGAATTGTCCTGGAGTCCGCCTATGGCATGGATTTTCTGGCTTCCGTCCGGAATGACGACCTGATGGCCGGCGTCAATCTCTTGCTGCTTGATGATGAAATCATGGCTTGGCGGACCATTGAGCACGAAGGAGATGAGCGTTATCGCATCCGCGGAATCATTCGCGGCGTGATGGATTCCGTACCGGCGAATCATCCTTCCGGCTCAATAGCTTGGTTTATTTCCATAGGAGCGGCGTTGGTGACGTCTGAGGCCCTGGCAACCGACATGACAGTCACAGCTAGATTGCTGCCATTTAATATGAACGGGATCGCTGCCGTTCAAGAAGCGCAAGCGATTGCCTGCATCACCAGGAGTCGGGCGCTTCGGCCATATCCGCCCGGTAGAATACGCATCAACGAATCGGCCTGCCCGGCTGTCGTAACTGACCGGGTGTTTGTAACCTGGGCTCATCGCTACCGGGATCAGGCGGAAATTGTTACCCAGGACCAGGACAGCACCGGGGAACCGGACGGAATGTATACTGTCAGGGTTTATTCGGGTCAGGAACTGAAGCGGGTGACTTCCGGGATTGCAGGCCAGGAATACATCTATGCCGCTAGGGATAGGCTTGATGATGAGATCAACGGACTGAACCCGGTCAAGTTAGAAATTGCTGTAGTCTCGGAGTATGGCGAGAGCTTGCAGCCCCAGTTCAGGGTATTTGACATGGCAGGCTACGGCTTGATTTACGGCCAATATTACGGAGGTGTTTAA